In a genomic window of Epinephelus lanceolatus isolate andai-2023 chromosome 3, ASM4190304v1, whole genome shotgun sequence:
- the hmox1b gene encoding heme oxygenase: METEKKTQPTAEQLTDMDLSEQIKKVTKDSHVRAENTELMLSFQRGRVSLPQYKLLLCSLYEIYQALEEEMDRNSDHPGVAPIYFPAELARLKAIEKDLEYFYGQDWREKIVVPAATKRYCHRLRQIGKENPEFLVAHAYTRYLGDLSGGQILGRIAQKSMGLKSGEGLSFFAFPGVSSPNLFKQLYRSRMNSIELTEEERNGVLEEAVRAFEFNIQVFDDLQTLLSVTENQPQTCLTRSTPVKTLQMPEAIFKTVPLLRMVLGLFVVLATVSVGAFAF, from the exons atggagacagagaagaagacTCAGCCAACAGCAGAGCAGCTGACTGACAT GGATCTGTCAGAGCAAATCAAAAAGGTGACAAAGGATAGTCACGTCAGAGCAGAAAACACAGAACTGATGCTGAGCTTCCAGAGGGGACGAGTCTCCCTGCCGCAGTACAAG CTCCTCCTGTGCTCACTGTATGAGATCTACCAGGCCTTGGAGGAAGAGATGGACAGGAATTCCGACCACCCTGGTGTCGCACCCATTTACTTCCCAGCTGAACTGGCCAGACTGAAGGCTATCGAAAAAGACCTGGAATATTTCTACGGCCAGGACTGGAGAGAGAAGATTGTTGTCCCTGCAGCAACTAAAAGATACTGCCACAGGCTCAGACAA attgGAAAAGAAAACCCTGAATTTCTGGTTGCCCACGCTTACACACGGTACCTAGGTGACCTGTCTGGAGGGCAGATCCTGGGTCGAATTGCTCAGAAGTCCATGGGGCTGAAGAGCGGCGAGGGTCTGTCCTTCTTTGCCTTCCCTGGTGTGTCCAGCCCCAACCTGTTCAAACAGCTGTATCGCAGCCGCATGAACAGCATCGAGTtgacggaggaggagaggaacgGCGTGTTGGAGGAGGCTGTCAGAGCCTTTGAGTTTAACATTCAG GTCTTTGACGATTTGCAGACATTGCTGAGTGTCACCGAAAACCAGCCACAGACCTGTTTGACACGCTCCACACCAGTGAAGACACTCCAGATGCCCGAAGCCATCTTTAAAACTGTCCCACTGCTCAGGATGGTGCTAGGACTTTTTGTGGTTCTGGCCACAGTCAGCGTAGGAGCCTTTGCTTTTTAA